The following DNA comes from Rhodopirellula bahusiensis.
GGACGCGAGAATCGATCCTTCGGAACGCTCCGCGGCTTTCTTGATCGAGATCTCGACGCTGTCGACGCGGCTCATTTGGCCGGCACCAACACCGATCAACGACGTGTCTTTGGCCAACACGATCGCATTGCTCTTCACGTGACGAACCATTTCCCAACCAAAGGAGATGTCGTCCCACAGGTCATCGTCGACGGGCGTTTCCGTGACGGTGTTCCACTGCAATGGCGAGCTGACCATGCGGTCGGCGTCTTGCACCAACATGCCGCCGCTGATGAATCGGCGTGCGACTTTGCGAGCGGGTTCGTCCAGGCGACCGACTTGCATCAACCGAACGTTGTCTTTCCAACGTGGTTTGGTCGTCAGCAGTCCAACCGCGCCGGCTTCGAAGTCCGGTGCCACGATAGCTTCGATGAACAGGCCGGGCTGGCACAAGTATTCCGCGGTTGCTTCGTCGAGCGTTCGGTTCATTCCGATGACGGAACCAAAGGCAGACAACGGATCACCCGCCATGGCTTTGTCGACCGCATCGGACAGAGTGTCGCCGGTCGCCGCACCACAAGGGTTGTTGTGCTTGATGACCGAGACCGCTGGTTCGGCAAAACCGCGAGCGATGTCGAGAGCGGCATCAAGATCCAGCAGGTTGTTGTAAGACAACTCCTTGCCGCTGATTTGACGAGCGGAAACCAAGTTCGCGGTTCGATCCATCGAATCGGAATACAACGCAGCGCGTTGGTGAGGGTTCTCACCGTATCGCAGTTGGGTTTTGCGTCGCAGCGACACGTGCATGGTGGCGGGGAATTCGCCTCCGACGGAATCGCCTTGCATGTAATCGGCGATGGCTCGGTCGTAACCGGCGGTGTGATCAAAGGCTTCAGCGGCGAGCTGGGTGCGAAGCTCGTCGGTTGTTCCGCCTTGAGTTTCCAACTGGTCAAGTATTTCGCTGTACTGCTCGGGGCTGGTCGCGATCGCGACATTACCGTAGTTTTTTGCAGCAGCTCGGACCAAGCTGGGTCCACCGATGTCGATCTGTTCGATGCATTCGCCGCGGGTGGCACCAGGGCGGCTGACCGTTGCCGCGAAAGGGTACAAGTTCACGACGACCAAATCGAATGGCTCAATGTCATGATCGGCAATCGTGTCCATGTGCTCGTCGACGTCGCGGCGAGCCAAGATGCCAGCGAAGATTCGCGGGTGAAGCGTTTTGACGCGACCATCGAGCATTTCCGGGAAACCGGTGTACTCGGCAACATCTTCGACCTCGATACCGGATTGTTCCAAATGGGCTCGAGTCCCACCGGTGCTGTAGATCGTGACTCCAGCGGCGGACAATCCGGCGGCAAAATCTGCCAGCCCCATCTTGTCGCTGACACTGATCAATGCGTTACGGACGGGGACCACATCAGACACGGTAAACGACTCGGTTCAAGAAAACGGTTGAAAGCCCCAAAGCAGCTTCCGGCAACTCAAACCGCCATGTTCCTTCCCACTGCCAAGACGGTCAAGGCACCGTCGACGTTCCGGTCATGTGGCAAAAGGTTCCGCAGGCATCCGAACCGGAATCCCAGCCTCGGCCATATGTTGCTTGGTCTGCCCGATTGGGTGGGTTCCAAAGTGGAAAATGCTGGCCGCCAGAACCGCGTCGGCCTTGCCGTCTCGAATGGCCTCGACGAGGTGATCCGGGTTCCCGGCACCGCCGCTGGCAACGACTGGGATCCTGACCGCTTCGCTGACCGCGCGTGTGATCGGGATGTCGTATCCGTCGCACGTACCGTCGGCGTCCATGCTGGTCAGCACGATCTCGCCGGCCCCCAGCTCCTCGACTCGTTTGGCCCATTCGACCGCCTGCAGCCCGGTCGGTTTGCGACCCCCATTGATGTGCACCTCCCAAAACTCTTCGCCGTCTTTCTGAACTCGTTTGGGATCGATGTTCACCACGATGCACTGACGCCCGAATCGATCGGCGGCTTGGCGGATGAAATCGGGGTTGGTCACGGCTGCCGAATTGATGGACACCTTGTCGCAACCGGCCGACAACAAAGCTCGCACGTCCTCGACCGTTCGCACTCCGCCGCCAACGGTCAGCGGCATGAAGACCTGTTCAGCGGTGCGGCGAACGACGTCCAGCAAGATCGCTCGTTCTTCGTGGCTGGCCGTGATGTCCAAGAACACCAGTTCGTCGGCGCCTTCGGCTTCGTAACGCCGAGCCACTTCGACCGGGTCACCGGCATCTCGCAGGTTCACAAAGTTGGTGCCTTTGACGACGCGTCCGCCATGGACATCGAGGCAGGGAATGACGCGAGCGGAAAGCATGGGGGAATCCAAAGAAGATGGCGGACGAGCAGGGCGGTGCTATCAACGTACCCAATCGGATTTCGAAAACGCAAGGATGTCAGCCGGTCGAGGTTCCTGCCGATCAAGACAGGTCGCTGCTCCTTGCCGCCGTTGAACGCTGCCTTGCTGACACTGCGGGTTGTGTTTGGTGAGACAACCCAAACCTCGGACTACTCCGCCTGGACCTTGAAACGCAGGTCCTGAATCTTGGCTTGCGGGTGTTCCTTGGCCAGCTTTTTCAAGATGCGACGTTTTTGGAACGTCAGCTCCTGCATCACGACGCTGTCGACCGCGTAGATCATCAGCACGCCGCGTTGCAGTTTGCCGACTCGAAACGAAGAAGCGATCGATGCATCGACGGCCGATTTGATGGTCCCCGTCAAAGCTGACTCGGCACCGACGGAAGCGTATCCGCGTCGGCTCATCAACTGAGAGATCAGACTGCCGATCTTCCGCGGGCCGCCAGATTTCTCTTCGACCAGTTTGGGCGGAAGGCGCTTTGAAGAATTCGCCCCGCGACCTGATTCACCGCGACTGGATCCACCGCCGGATGGTTTGGGCGGCTGCCCCATGGCGATCACCGATCACGAGCCATGGGCATGATGACGTAAGCGTACCCGTCGTCGGTCTGCAGCAGAGCGGGTGACTTCGCCGATTCGATTTCCATCACGACGGTCGATTCGTTGTCCATCACTTTGCAGAAATCGGCCAGGTAGCGATGGTCCATCGTCAGCGTGATCGACTCGCCGTCGTAGGCGATTGGCAACTCGATTTGTGATTCACCCAGGTCCGCGGTCTTGGCTTCCAACTTCAACGTGCCGTCGGCGAAAGTGAAGTCGACTCCGCGGCTGTCCAAGTCCGTCACGATGGCGGCTTGGCGAAGGGCAGCGAACAGGGGCCCGACGACCACATCGATCTGAATCGCGTTTTCGCGTTGGGGCAAAACCTGACGCCAGTTCGGGTAGCGACCTTCGACCAACCGGCTGCTGATGACCGCCCGTGGTGTCCGGATCAACAGGTCATTTCCGCGGGAGGCGACCTCGACGAAATCGTCCTTTTCGCTGAGAGCTCGTTCGATCAAACCGATCGCTCGCGTTGGCACGATGGTAGTCATGCCGCTGGTCGCGTGACCGCCGACCGATTCACCGGTGCCTTCCATTCGAGCCAATCGCCGACCGTCGGTTCCCACCGCAATGACGGAGCTTTCTTCCATCTCCAGCAGCACCCCGCCGAGGGCATAACGGCTGCTTTCAGAGTCAGTCGCGAAAACGGTCCGGCGGAGCATTTCGCGAAAAGTGCGAGTGCTGATTTGGTGGTACTTCGACTCGTCGAATTCGTGGACGCTGGGGAATTCATCGGGGTTGTTCCCGGGCAAGCGAAACTTGCTCCGGCTGCCCGAGATTTTGATACCCGCTTCGTCGGTTTCGATCGTGATCGTTTCGTCGTTGCTCTCTCTCAAAATCGGCCCGGTTCGAGCGACTGGCAGCAGAGCTGTGCCTTCGGTTTCGACCTCGATTCCCTCGGTCACATCCAACCGAATTCCGACCTCTTGGTCGGTCGCCATCAGCGTGATCTTGTCGCCCGCGGCGGTCACTTTGACGTTCTGCAAAATCTCCTTCGGCGATCGGCTCGGAGCAATCGATGCAGCGAGGACGAAAGCGTTGGCGAGGATGTCTCGTTGGCAGGTGATCTTCATCGGAGCGATTGAAAAAAGAGACAGGGCAGGAACGCCGACAACCGCCGGCCGAGCCCCACATGCTTCGCGGCAAACACGTTGCTCAGGGCGGTCCAAGTTGTAACGCGATCACTTCGAGTTGGCATCCCCTGAAGGCTCCGCGGAAGAGCCCGATGCGAACTCGGCTCGAAACCGGATCTGACCTCGAGCGGTTCTTCCAAGGATCTTTGCTATCAATAAGTACTAATTTATTTACCGTCGTCGTCGTAATGCGTGGACGACGAGTGTCTGAAAGCGATGTTTGAAACTCAATCGAACACGTGAATCACGATAAAAAAGCGTTGTTAACCGCTGTGGATAACCTGTCGTTTGAATGTCTGGAATCTGTCTGAAGTTTGACCGACTTCGAACACACCCAGACAGTGGCTTGCCAATGGCTGTCAAAAGTCAGACATTTTCAGACAGACTTCAGACAGTGAAATGACGAGTTATCCACAGGTGTTTGAGGGGTGAAAACGAGGGTTCATGAGCACCAAAAAAGAATTTGAAAACGACCCAGAAAAGCCAGTTTCAGGGACGTCCCAAGAGCCTCGTCTGACCGTTTTGTGGTCGACGGTCCAATCAGCGGAACAGGCGGAGGCGATCGCCAAAGGGTTGTTGCAGGAGCGTTTGGCAGCATGCGTGCAGATCGATTCGCCGATCATCAGCCACTACGTTTGGGAGGGGCAGACCTGTTCAGAAAAAGAGTTCCGAGTGGTCATCAAAACCACGACCGAGCGGACCGACGAAGTGATCGATTGGCTGGCCCAGAACCATCCCTACGACGAACCTCAGATCGTCGTCTTGACGGTCGAGAAAGCCTCCCCGGGCTACGCTCGATGGGTCGCCGAATCGACGTCGGAGTAGTTGCTGGTTGGCTCCGCTCAATGGCCCCTTGCCTCTGACCAATGGATGGAGGCTCGCTGAAGAAGTCGTTCGTTCGGGTGGAACTGAACGGCGACGTTGATGCACCAAAAACGCCCTCTCGGGCTCTCGAGGTAATGCAGTTTTCTGCATTGGCGTACCTCTCCCGAAACGAAGTTTGGGGAGAGGTCGAGCGACGCCGTTCAGGCGTACGCGAGGGTGAGGGCCGAGCATGGGAAGCGGCGCTCACTCCCCTCCCCGGAATTCTCGCTGAACGCTCGCATTCCGACCCTCCCCAACTCCGTTCAGGAGGGTGACTTCAACCTTGCGAGCACGGCACTTCAAAACTGCACGACCGCTGCGCGGGCGGGGTTCTCAAGACGCTACAGACACGGCACTTGAAAACTGCACGATCTCTCTTGGTGGAGGGCTGCAAGGCTAGCGTGAATGAGCCGAACTTAGCCGCTCAGGTCACTTCGAATCGCCGATCCGAATGGCATCGATCGAGGAGAACTTGCCTTCCTGCATGTTGGCTCCACCCAGCATCACCAAACGGTCGTCGGCGGTCGGCAGCATGCGGTGAAAGAACCGGGCCGGTTCGACTTGTGCGACCGTTTCCCAGGCCTCCCCATCGCCGGCCAATCGGTGAACAAAACCATCCAGAGTGGTGACGTACAGACGGTCGCCAGCGGCGAAAGCGGAGGAACCAAAACCGGCCATTCCGGACCCGGGCAGGGCGGGGCCGAGCGACCAAGTTTTGGACGATGGATCGTAAACATCGACTCGAGTCGTTGGGCCGCCTTCGGACCGCATGCCACCAACCACGAACAGTTTGCCGTCATGAGCAGCGACGCTGATGGCTCGTCGTTGAAACGGTGGCGTCGCGATGGGTTGCCACTTTGAATCGGGATTGCTCAGATCCAGTGACCAGGCGGTTTGGTGCCAGGTGCTGTCTTCGCTTTCGCCATTCAGGCTCCAACCGCCGAAGACATAAACGGTGTCTCCGAGAACCGCTGCGTCCAGAGAGGATCGGCCTTCGGGCAGGGCGGGAAGGTCGGTCCAGGATTTTGTTTTGGGATCGAAACTGGCGACGGCCGGTTGCGATTGCAAGTCGTGCTCTTCGCCGATGTCGTTGACTGCAGTGAAGCCACCAATCCGAACCAAACGGTCTCCGTGAGCGACCAAAGCCAACCCTTGCAGACGAGGTCCGGTGGCAACCGTTTCCCATTTGGCGTCGGCGTCGGTGGTGTCCAGAGCCCACAGGCGATTGGATTGTTCTTCGGTCGAATACGAGTGGGCGCTGCCGGTGTGTCCGCCGTAGGCGTAGATCGTTCCGTTCACAAACGCGGCACCGAAACTGGTCAGTTCCTCCGGCAGATCCGCCAGGCCCGACGGCTCGATCGACACGTTGCTGTCCGAGATCACCGTGGGCGACTCGCTTTGCTTTTTGGGCTGAGCTGCGTCCGATGAGATTCGGAACGATGCGGTCAGGTAGTCAGCGGTGCTGGAGTACGCTTCGCCGCCGAGTTCCCCTTTGGCGTTTTTGTCGGTGATGCCAGCCATGACCGAGTTGAGTCCGGGCTCGATGATGTCCGACGAAAACGACACGCGGCCGTTGCTGTTGGTTGTCTCCGTTCCGGCTTCGTGGCCATCTTCGCAGAACAGCTTCACGTCGGTTTCGGGCAAAGGCTTTCCGTCACGAAGCAATTGAACTTCGATGTCGCCGTTCTTGGCAGAGGTGATCACCGTTTGCAAAGCAGCGCCGGTTCGTGGATCGCTGGGCCAAGCTTTGGGTTCAGTTTGCGGCAGGTGTTCGACGTGATAGGTCAGCTTCATGCCGTGGTACAGACCGTAGGTGACCGAACCAGCGATCTCGTCGCCGTTGGGAATCGGTTGTGGACTTTGGATGC
Coding sequences within:
- the purH gene encoding bifunctional phosphoribosylaminoimidazolecarboxamide formyltransferase/IMP cyclohydrolase, which gives rise to MSDVVPVRNALISVSDKMGLADFAAGLSAAGVTIYSTGGTRAHLEQSGIEVEDVAEYTGFPEMLDGRVKTLHPRIFAGILARRDVDEHMDTIADHDIEPFDLVVVNLYPFAATVSRPGATRGECIEQIDIGGPSLVRAAAKNYGNVAIATSPEQYSEILDQLETQGGTTDELRTQLAAEAFDHTAGYDRAIADYMQGDSVGGEFPATMHVSLRRKTQLRYGENPHQRAALYSDSMDRTANLVSARQISGKELSYNNLLDLDAALDIARGFAEPAVSVIKHNNPCGAATGDTLSDAVDKAMAGDPLSAFGSVIGMNRTLDEATAEYLCQPGLFIEAIVAPDFEAGAVGLLTTKPRWKDNVRLMQVGRLDEPARKVARRFISGGMLVQDADRMVSSPLQWNTVTETPVDDDLWDDISFGWEMVRHVKSNAIVLAKDTSLIGVGAGQMSRVDSVEISIKKAAERSEGSILASDAFFPFPDSIEAAAKAGVLAIIQPGGSRRDDEVIAACDEHEIAMVFTGRRHFKH
- the hisF gene encoding imidazole glycerol phosphate synthase subunit HisF codes for the protein MLSARVIPCLDVHGGRVVKGTNFVNLRDAGDPVEVARRYEAEGADELVFLDITASHEERAILLDVVRRTAEQVFMPLTVGGGVRTVEDVRALLSAGCDKVSINSAAVTNPDFIRQAADRFGRQCIVVNIDPKRVQKDGEEFWEVHINGGRKPTGLQAVEWAKRVEELGAGEIVLTSMDADGTCDGYDIPITRAVSEAVRIPVVASGGAGNPDHLVEAIRDGKADAVLAASIFHFGTHPIGQTKQHMAEAGIPVRMPAEPFAT
- a CDS encoding DUF721 domain-containing protein is translated as MIAMGQPPKPSGGGSSRGESGRGANSSKRLPPKLVEEKSGGPRKIGSLISQLMSRRGYASVGAESALTGTIKSAVDASIASSFRVGKLQRGVLMIYAVDSVVMQELTFQKRRILKKLAKEHPQAKIQDLRFKVQAE
- the dnaN gene encoding DNA polymerase III subunit beta, with translation MKITCQRDILANAFVLAASIAPSRSPKEILQNVKVTAAGDKITLMATDQEVGIRLDVTEGIEVETEGTALLPVARTGPILRESNDETITIETDEAGIKISGSRSKFRLPGNNPDEFPSVHEFDESKYHQISTRTFREMLRRTVFATDSESSRYALGGVLLEMEESSVIAVGTDGRRLARMEGTGESVGGHATSGMTTIVPTRAIGLIERALSEKDDFVEVASRGNDLLIRTPRAVISSRLVEGRYPNWRQVLPQRENAIQIDVVVGPLFAALRQAAIVTDLDSRGVDFTFADGTLKLEAKTADLGESQIELPIAYDGESITLTMDHRYLADFCKVMDNESTVVMEIESAKSPALLQTDDGYAYVIMPMARDR
- the cutA gene encoding divalent-cation tolerance protein CutA encodes the protein MSTKKEFENDPEKPVSGTSQEPRLTVLWSTVQSAEQAEAIAKGLLQERLAACVQIDSPIISHYVWEGQTCSEKEFRVVIKTTTERTDEVIDWLAQNHPYDEPQIVVLTVEKASPGYARWVAESTSE
- a CDS encoding kelch repeat-containing protein; its protein translation is MKISKKRQLLAVALFLGGTSTASAHFPWLGSDSKGHAVMWFGESTDDRTYPMPEAVQKIELHSTNAKTAGTAIEMKPVESDDLVGIQSPQPIPNGDEIAGSVTYGLYHGMKLTYHVEHLPQTEPKAWPSDPRTGAALQTVITSAKNGDIEVQLLRDGKPLPETDVKLFCEDGHEAGTETTNSNGRVSFSSDIIEPGLNSVMAGITDKNAKGELGGEAYSSTADYLTASFRISSDAAQPKKQSESPTVISDSNVSIEPSGLADLPEELTSFGAAFVNGTIYAYGGHTGSAHSYSTEEQSNRLWALDTTDADAKWETVATGPRLQGLALVAHGDRLVRIGGFTAVNDIGEEHDLQSQPAVASFDPKTKSWTDLPALPEGRSSLDAAVLGDTVYVFGGWSLNGESEDSTWHQTAWSLDLSNPDSKWQPIATPPFQRRAISVAAHDGKLFVVGGMRSEGGPTTRVDVYDPSSKTWSLGPALPGSGMAGFGSSAFAAGDRLYVTTLDGFVHRLAGDGEAWETVAQVEPARFFHRMLPTADDRLVMLGGANMQEGKFSSIDAIRIGDSK